In the Kineosporiaceae bacterium genome, one interval contains:
- a CDS encoding DUF3046 domain-containing protein codes for MRMSEFWQLVEDEFGAVYGRTLARDHVLGALAQRTAERALADGEDPRTVWLALCLDLEVPEDRRWGREEPVTRRRRR; via the coding sequence GTGCGGATGAGCGAGTTCTGGCAGTTGGTGGAGGACGAGTTCGGGGCGGTGTACGGCCGCACCCTGGCGCGCGATCACGTGCTCGGTGCGCTCGCGCAGCGCACCGCCGAGCGGGCGCTGGCGGACGGCGAGGACCCGCGCACCGTCTGGCTCGCGTTGTGTCTCGACCTGGAGGTGCCGGAGGACCGGCGCTGGGGCCGTGAGGAGCCGGTGACCCGGCGCCGGCGCCGGTGA
- a CDS encoding RecX family transcriptional regulator, whose product MARRDVPAEVADQVLERFEDVGLIDDAEYARMWVESRHTGRGLARRALEHELRSRGVDSDLAREAAGVVDEDAELAAAIALCRRRVASMRFDEPARRDRRLLSMLARKGYGAGVALRAIRTVCADATEMDLTD is encoded by the coding sequence ATGGCTCGGCGGGACGTCCCGGCCGAGGTTGCCGACCAGGTACTCGAGCGTTTCGAGGACGTCGGTCTGATCGACGACGCCGAGTACGCGCGGATGTGGGTCGAGTCACGCCACACCGGTCGTGGGCTGGCGCGTCGTGCACTCGAGCACGAACTGCGATCCCGTGGTGTCGACTCCGACCTGGCCCGCGAGGCGGCTGGGGTGGTCGACGAGGACGCCGAGCTCGCGGCGGCCATCGCCCTGTGCCGGCGTCGGGTGGCCTCGATGCGCTTCGACGAGCCCGCCCGTAGGGATCGCCGCCTGCTGTCGATGCTCGCCCGCAAGGGCTACGGGGCGGGAGTGGCGCTGCGGGCCATCCGGACGGTCTGTGCCGACGCCACCGAGATGGACCTGACGGACTGA
- a CDS encoding glutamate ABC transporter substrate-binding protein, which translates to MTRRRLAALGATAALAVGLTACGGSDATTSSGSGAGGLKIGIKIDQPGLGLKQGSDYKGMDIDVATYVAGKLGTTADKITWVPAPSAQRETLIETGQVDLVVATYSITDTRKQKVSFAGPYFIAGQDLLVRADDTSITGPEAMTGKKLCSVKGSTSAQKVKDKYPGVNLQEFGTYSECVAALVSKGVDALTTDDTILAGYAAQAQYTGKLKVVGKTFSEERYGIGLKKGDTALCQKVTDAVNAMIKDGAWQKAVDANLGPAGYKPGAGNPPTPDACA; encoded by the coding sequence ATCACACGACGTCGTCTCGCCGCTCTCGGTGCCACGGCCGCTCTGGCGGTGGGCCTGACTGCCTGTGGCGGGTCCGATGCCACGACGAGCTCGGGCAGTGGTGCGGGTGGGCTGAAGATCGGGATCAAGATCGATCAGCCGGGCCTGGGCCTGAAGCAGGGCAGCGACTACAAGGGCATGGACATCGACGTGGCCACGTACGTTGCCGGCAAGCTCGGCACCACGGCTGACAAGATCACCTGGGTGCCGGCGCCGAGCGCCCAGCGTGAGACGTTGATCGAGACCGGTCAGGTCGATCTGGTGGTGGCCACGTACTCGATCACCGACACCCGCAAGCAGAAGGTCTCCTTCGCCGGCCCGTACTTCATCGCCGGGCAGGACCTCTTGGTCCGGGCCGACGACACGTCCATCACGGGACCTGAGGCCATGACCGGCAAGAAGCTGTGTTCGGTCAAGGGATCGACCTCGGCCCAGAAGGTCAAGGACAAGTACCCCGGCGTCAACCTGCAGGAGTTCGGCACCTACTCGGAGTGCGTCGCTGCCCTGGTCTCCAAGGGCGTCGATGCCTTGACCACCGACGACACGATCCTGGCCGGGTATGCCGCCCAGGCCCAGTACACGGGCAAGCTCAAGGTCGTGGGCAAGACCTTCTCCGAGGAGCGCTACGGCATCGGCCTCAAGAAGGGCGACACGGCGCTGTGCCAGAAGGTCACCGACGCGGTGAACGCCATGATCAAGGACGGCGCCTGGCAGAAGGCCGTGGACGCCAACCTCGGCCCCGCCGGGTACAAGCCGGGAGCCGGTAACCCGCCCACGCCGGACGCCTGCGCCTGA
- a CDS encoding Fpg/Nei family DNA glycosylase — MPEGDVVWRTAQRLHAALAGHRLTTWDLRWPTLATTDLRGGQVLEVVSAGKHLLCRIERDERRLTLHSHLRMEGSWHVHRTGTGSGAGRLTEPDIRAVLGTESWTAVGHRLGMLDLVATGDEHTLVGHLGPDVLGSTWAPDVVLGILARQPSRAIGDLLLDQRVLAGVGTFYMAEALFLRGVSPWTPAGDLPPDSLSALVDLVHRLMAANRDRAVQITTGDARQGRTHYVHARSGRPCRRCGDTVRVAMIGQAPRDRTAFFCPRCQPGHAPAAAAAHPAPLGARRRGEARIRRR, encoded by the coding sequence ATGCCCGAGGGCGACGTGGTCTGGCGGACGGCGCAGCGGCTCCACGCTGCGCTGGCCGGGCACCGGCTCACGACGTGGGATCTTCGCTGGCCCACGCTGGCCACCACGGACCTGCGCGGCGGACAGGTACTCGAGGTGGTCAGCGCGGGCAAACACCTGTTGTGCCGCATCGAGCGCGACGAGCGACGGCTCACCCTGCACAGTCACCTGCGCATGGAGGGCTCGTGGCACGTCCACCGCACCGGCACCGGGTCAGGAGCCGGCCGACTGACCGAGCCCGACATCCGCGCCGTCCTCGGCACCGAATCGTGGACGGCGGTCGGTCACCGCCTGGGCATGCTGGACCTGGTCGCCACCGGTGACGAACACACCCTGGTCGGTCATCTCGGCCCGGACGTGCTGGGCTCGACCTGGGCGCCGGACGTCGTCCTGGGAATCCTCGCGCGGCAGCCGTCACGGGCGATCGGCGACCTGCTGCTCGATCAACGGGTGCTCGCCGGCGTGGGCACGTTCTACATGGCCGAGGCGCTCTTCCTGCGCGGGGTGAGCCCGTGGACACCCGCTGGGGACCTCCCGCCGGACAGCCTGTCAGCCCTGGTCGACCTGGTTCACCGGCTGATGGCCGCCAACCGGGATCGCGCCGTCCAGATCACCACGGGTGATGCCCGTCAGGGCCGGACCCATTACGTCCACGCCCGATCGGGGCGGCCGTGCCGACGGTGCGGCGACACGGTCCGCGTGGCCATGATCGGGCAGGCACCCCGCGACCGGACGGCGTTCTTCTGCCCACGATGCCAACCGGGCCATGCGCCTGCTGCCGCGGCGGCACACCCGGCGCCGCTGGGCGCCCGCCGACGAGGTGAGGCGAGGATCAGGCGGCGCTGA
- a CDS encoding HAMP domain-containing histidine kinase — protein sequence MPSSPPDRPHLPGSQGAPGSQGAPGTQGAPGGHGARWSLRRRVVVLVSGVALAGSLITGLGMARVIALGNRDQAAAALTQEVDTLAALADSGSPARAVARLNRLDGRAGWAGEVVSPGRVPSTAPFTAQDAAAAADGAPVISRRVAGTDWLVTARPAGRRTVLLARRVNAATQLTSAQRRRILFGGLLGLLGGALAGLALAGSVTRPLERLASGARRLSAGERDLALTPRGPREVAEVTEALNALSRALAVSEERQRRFLLAVSHELRTPLTAVAGHAETLADGVLAPHEIAPAAEVIVAEAGRLQRRVEDLLALARLEADDFRLVAAPVDLGQLLRAAQAAFLPRAAAAGVHCEVQAPPSGPVVTTDGERVRQVIDALTDNALRVLPAGGRVVLAVLPLPGGVRLEVRDDGPGLSAEDRAVAFDRGVLTERYRGARPVGSGVGLALVGELARRLGGRAVAEPAAEGGVCFALELATRTFP from the coding sequence ATGCCGTCGAGCCCGCCTGACCGACCTCACCTGCCGGGTTCGCAGGGTGCGCCGGGTTCACAGGGTGCGCCGGGTACCCAGGGCGCACCGGGTGGGCACGGTGCGCGCTGGTCCTTGCGGCGCCGGGTCGTGGTGCTGGTCTCGGGCGTGGCGCTGGCCGGGTCGCTGATCACCGGTCTGGGCATGGCGCGCGTGATCGCCCTGGGCAACCGCGATCAGGCCGCCGCCGCGCTGACCCAAGAGGTCGACACCCTGGCGGCACTGGCCGACTCCGGCTCACCGGCACGGGCGGTGGCACGGCTGAATCGGCTCGATGGCCGGGCCGGCTGGGCCGGTGAGGTGGTCTCACCCGGCCGGGTTCCCAGCACGGCGCCGTTCACCGCGCAGGACGCGGCGGCTGCCGCGGACGGGGCGCCGGTGATCTCGCGACGCGTCGCGGGCACCGACTGGCTGGTCACCGCCCGCCCGGCCGGACGGCGGACCGTGCTGCTGGCCCGCCGGGTGAACGCGGCGACCCAGCTGACCTCTGCCCAGCGGCGGCGGATCCTGTTCGGCGGGCTGCTCGGCCTGCTCGGGGGTGCGCTGGCCGGTCTCGCGCTGGCGGGCAGCGTCACACGCCCGTTGGAGCGGCTCGCGTCGGGCGCGCGCCGGCTGTCGGCGGGGGAGCGCGACCTGGCGTTGACGCCACGGGGGCCGCGTGAGGTGGCCGAGGTGACCGAGGCCCTGAATGCGCTCTCCCGGGCACTCGCGGTCAGCGAGGAGCGTCAGCGCCGGTTCCTGCTCGCGGTGTCCCACGAGCTGCGGACCCCGCTCACCGCGGTCGCCGGGCACGCCGAGACCCTGGCGGACGGCGTGCTGGCACCGCACGAGATCGCCCCGGCGGCCGAGGTGATCGTGGCCGAGGCCGGCCGGTTGCAGCGCCGGGTCGAGGATCTGCTCGCGTTGGCCCGGCTCGAGGCGGACGACTTCCGTCTGGTGGCCGCCCCGGTCGACCTCGGGCAGTTGTTGCGGGCAGCGCAGGCGGCCTTCCTGCCCCGGGCGGCCGCGGCGGGGGTGCACTGCGAGGTCCAGGCACCCCCGAGCGGGCCCGTGGTGACGACCGACGGCGAACGGGTCCGGCAGGTCATCGACGCGTTGACCGACAATGCCCTGCGGGTGCTGCCGGCCGGCGGCCGGGTGGTTCTGGCCGTGCTGCCGCTGCCGGGCGGCGTCCGGCTGGAGGTGCGCGACGACGGCCCGGGGCTGTCGGCCGAGGATCGCGCCGTGGCCTTCGACCGAGGGGTGCTGACCGAGCGCTATCGCGGCGCGCGGCCGGTGGGTTCCGGGGTGGGTCTGGCGTTGGTCGGTGAACTCGCGCGCCGGTTGGGAGGCCGGGCGGTGGCCGAACCGGCCGCCGAGGGCGGGGTGTGTTTCGCGCTCGAGTTGGCAACCCGAACATTCCCCTGA
- a CDS encoding helix-turn-helix transcriptional regulator, producing MVLLRQEIGDVLRDARREQGRTLREVSSVARVSLGYLSEVERGQKEASSELLASICGALDVPLSSVLHRVSQRVALAEGLTERLSDGLAVNDVHVPDTVPDDLGTGMPTGQLSAA from the coding sequence GTGGTGTTGTTGCGACAGGAAATCGGTGACGTCCTGCGGGATGCCCGTCGCGAGCAAGGGCGCACGCTGCGCGAGGTCTCCTCCGTGGCCCGGGTGTCCCTCGGGTATCTGAGTGAGGTCGAGCGGGGCCAGAAGGAGGCGTCCAGCGAGTTGCTGGCCTCCATCTGTGGGGCCCTCGATGTACCGCTGTCCTCGGTACTGCACCGGGTGAGTCAGCGGGTGGCCCTGGCCGAGGGCCTGACCGAGCGGCTCAGTGATGGGCTGGCCGTCAACGACGTCCACGTTCCGGACACGGTTCCGGACGATCTCGGCACCGGGATGCCCACCGGGCAGCTCAGCGCCGCCTGA
- a CDS encoding DEAD/DEAH box helicase, giving the protein MVGGGRQDGPVLDRFSPAARDWFTGAFAAPTAAQLGAWQAISAGEHALVVAPTGSGKTLAAFFWALDELARSPVPEQVTHRCRVLYVSPLKALAVDVERNLRGPLTGLRQAATRLGLPVPEVRVGLRSGDTPAEERRSFTRTPPDILITTPESLFLLLTSRAREALAGVGTVIVDEVHALAGSKRGAHLALSLERLDALLAAPAQRVGLSATVRPVEDVARWLGGAGERRVAIVQPPSAKVFDLSVVVPVPDMGDLDGLAPPGTPAPGRAAEPDLDLSGPAAGELRRPSIWPHVEERVVDLVGAHRSTLVFANSRRLAERLTARLNEVWAERLTGEAPVIDSAPAEVMAQSGAAAGAPPVLARAHHGSVSKEQRAIIEGELKAGRLPAVVATSSLELGIDMGAVDLVVQVESPPSVASGLQRVGRAGHQVGAISRGVLFPKYRSDLVQTAVVVERMRDGAIEALRVPANPLDVLAQQLVAMLALDDWSVDDVEALVRRAAPFGTLTRPVLEAVLDMLSGRYPSDEFAELRPRIVWDRLTGTLSGRPGAQRLAVTSGGTIPDRGLFGVFLAGESAAAGGSGGRGGRSGGRRVGELDEEMVYESRVGDVFTLGSTSWRIEEITHDRVLVTPAPGQPGRLPFWHGDAQGRPAELGRAVGAFVREIVALDDAAARARAGAAGLDAWASDNLLAYLREQQAATRHVPDDRTIVIERFRDELGDWRVVLHSPFGAQVHAPWALALAERLRERYGVDVQAMPADDGIVLRLPDVEPVGFTDAPEPMGAAELADLVMLEPGDVESLVTETLGGSALFAARFRECAARALLLPRRRPDRRQPLWQQRQRAAQLLEVASRYGSFPIVLETVRECLQDVFDVPGLVTLMRDLAARSVKIVEVTTTEPSPFARSLMFGYVAQFLYEGDSPLAERRAAALALDPALLSELLGRGEGASLRDLLDPAAVERTESELQRLAPTRRLVGLEGVADLLRLLGPTSLEELCERTLTEPWRGEPSEPSEQSEQSQQSGQSQADPLDAGGDLAAPVAADVVQGWLSTLESSRRVIRVRIAGQERWAAVEDAGRLRDALGTPLPVGVAEAFTEPVADPLGDLVSRYARTHGPFTATSFAQRFGLGVAVVTEALRRLVAAGRLAEGELRPLECGGGQGTDYCDREVLRTLRRRSVAALRAEVEPVAAADLARFLPTWQGITDQAGRLRGSDGVLRAVEQLAGALVPASALETLILPGRVTGYSPVLLDELLSSGEVLWAGHGALPGDDGWVSLHPTDIAPLTLAPPDPLFTAGELHTAVLSVLGGGGAFFFRPLSQAVWQVLSDATPDATTLPDDAVLAEALWDLTWAGWITNDSLSALRTRMAGGRTAHRTRPAPPRSRYGGRYSGLRAAQASRAAAGGVVPGRLAMPTRSGPPTVAGRWSLLPERDGDATVRAHAQGEVLLERHGVLTRGAVIAEGVVGAFAGTYRVLSAFEDAGRVRRGYFVEGLGAAQFASTGAIDRLRAMARPVGDDSPTNRQTIVLAAADPANPYGAALPWPPRPAETGQHKPGRKAGAVVVLVDGALVLYVERGGRSLLSWSQEATELQAAADALALAVRDGALGKLTVERADGEGVLGSDHPLARALAEAGFRATPRGLRMRI; this is encoded by the coding sequence ATTGTCGGTGGGGGCAGGCAGGATGGCCCCGTGCTCGATCGCTTCTCCCCCGCCGCCCGGGACTGGTTCACCGGGGCGTTCGCCGCGCCCACGGCCGCCCAGCTCGGCGCCTGGCAGGCGATCAGCGCCGGCGAGCACGCCCTGGTCGTGGCACCCACCGGGTCCGGCAAGACCCTGGCCGCCTTCTTCTGGGCGCTGGACGAGCTCGCCCGTTCGCCGGTACCCGAGCAGGTCACCCACCGGTGCCGGGTGCTCTACGTCTCGCCGCTGAAGGCCCTGGCGGTGGACGTCGAACGCAACCTGCGTGGCCCGCTGACCGGTCTGCGGCAGGCCGCCACCCGGCTCGGGTTGCCGGTGCCCGAGGTCCGGGTGGGCTTGCGCTCGGGTGACACCCCGGCCGAGGAGCGCCGTTCCTTCACCCGCACCCCGCCCGACATCCTGATCACGACGCCGGAGTCGCTGTTCCTGCTGCTGACCTCGCGGGCGCGGGAGGCACTGGCCGGCGTGGGCACGGTCATCGTGGACGAGGTCCACGCCCTGGCCGGGTCCAAGCGGGGCGCTCACCTGGCGCTGAGCCTGGAGCGCCTCGACGCCCTGCTCGCCGCCCCGGCACAGCGGGTGGGCCTGTCGGCGACGGTGCGTCCGGTCGAGGACGTCGCCCGCTGGCTCGGCGGCGCGGGCGAGCGTCGGGTGGCGATCGTGCAGCCCCCCTCGGCGAAGGTGTTCGACCTGTCGGTGGTGGTGCCGGTACCGGACATGGGTGACCTGGACGGTCTCGCCCCACCGGGCACGCCGGCCCCGGGACGCGCCGCCGAGCCCGACCTCGACCTGAGCGGCCCGGCGGCCGGCGAACTGCGCCGTCCCTCGATCTGGCCGCACGTCGAGGAACGGGTGGTCGACCTGGTCGGGGCGCATCGTTCGACGTTGGTGTTCGCCAACTCACGGCGGCTCGCCGAGCGACTGACCGCGCGGCTGAACGAGGTCTGGGCCGAGCGTCTGACCGGTGAGGCGCCGGTGATCGACAGCGCTCCGGCCGAGGTCATGGCCCAGTCGGGTGCCGCCGCGGGGGCACCCCCGGTGCTGGCCCGGGCACATCACGGCTCGGTGAGCAAGGAACAGCGGGCCATCATCGAGGGCGAACTCAAGGCCGGCCGGTTGCCGGCCGTGGTCGCCACGTCGAGTCTGGAACTCGGCATCGACATGGGTGCGGTCGACCTCGTGGTGCAGGTCGAGTCACCGCCGAGTGTGGCCAGCGGCCTACAGCGGGTGGGTCGGGCCGGCCATCAGGTGGGGGCGATCTCGCGCGGGGTGCTGTTCCCGAAGTACCGCAGCGACCTGGTGCAGACAGCGGTGGTGGTCGAGCGGATGCGCGACGGCGCGATCGAGGCGCTGCGGGTGCCCGCCAACCCGTTGGACGTGTTGGCGCAACAGCTCGTGGCGATGCTCGCGCTGGACGACTGGTCGGTGGACGACGTCGAGGCGCTGGTGCGCCGGGCCGCACCGTTCGGGACGTTGACCCGGCCGGTGCTCGAGGCGGTGCTCGACATGCTGTCGGGCCGCTACCCGAGCGATGAGTTCGCCGAGCTGCGACCGCGCATCGTCTGGGATCGGCTCACCGGCACGCTGTCCGGACGCCCTGGGGCGCAACGCCTTGCGGTCACCAGCGGCGGCACCATCCCGGATCGTGGGCTGTTCGGGGTGTTCCTCGCCGGTGAGTCCGCCGCGGCGGGTGGCTCGGGTGGGCGCGGCGGCCGGAGCGGGGGCCGCCGGGTCGGCGAGCTGGACGAAGAGATGGTCTACGAGTCCCGGGTGGGTGACGTGTTCACCCTCGGGTCGACGTCGTGGCGGATCGAGGAGATCACGCACGACCGCGTGCTGGTGACCCCGGCCCCGGGCCAGCCCGGACGGCTGCCGTTCTGGCACGGCGACGCCCAGGGCCGACCGGCCGAGCTGGGTCGAGCGGTGGGGGCCTTCGTCCGCGAGATCGTCGCTCTGGACGACGCGGCGGCCCGGGCGCGCGCCGGCGCGGCCGGTCTGGACGCCTGGGCCTCGGACAACCTGCTGGCCTACCTGCGCGAGCAACAGGCGGCGACCCGCCACGTACCCGACGACCGGACCATCGTGATCGAACGGTTCCGCGACGAACTGGGCGACTGGCGCGTGGTGCTGCACTCGCCGTTCGGCGCGCAGGTGCACGCGCCGTGGGCGCTGGCTCTGGCCGAACGCCTGCGCGAGCGGTACGGCGTCGACGTGCAGGCGATGCCGGCCGACGACGGCATCGTGCTGCGCCTGCCGGACGTCGAACCGGTCGGCTTCACCGATGCGCCCGAGCCGATGGGGGCGGCCGAGTTGGCCGACCTGGTCATGCTCGAACCCGGCGACGTCGAGTCCCTGGTCACCGAGACGCTCGGCGGTTCCGCGCTGTTCGCCGCCCGCTTCCGCGAGTGTGCGGCCCGGGCGTTGCTGCTGCCCCGGCGACGGCCGGACCGGCGGCAACCGTTGTGGCAGCAACGGCAGCGGGCGGCCCAGCTGCTCGAGGTGGCCTCACGCTACGGCAGCTTCCCGATCGTGCTCGAAACGGTGCGCGAGTGCCTGCAGGACGTGTTCGACGTGCCGGGCCTGGTCACCTTGATGCGCGATCTCGCGGCCCGGTCGGTGAAGATCGTCGAGGTCACCACCACCGAACCCTCACCCTTCGCACGCAGCCTGATGTTCGGGTATGTCGCCCAGTTCCTCTACGAGGGCGATTCCCCCCTGGCCGAACGGCGGGCAGCTGCCCTGGCGCTCGACCCGGCCCTGCTCTCGGAGCTGCTCGGTCGGGGTGAGGGTGCCTCGCTGCGGGATCTGCTCGACCCGGCCGCCGTCGAGCGCACCGAATCCGAACTGCAGCGGCTGGCACCGACGCGGCGACTGGTCGGCCTCGAGGGGGTCGCCGACCTGTTGCGCCTGCTCGGGCCGACGAGCCTGGAGGAGCTCTGTGAACGAACCCTCACCGAGCCCTGGCGCGGTGAGCCGAGTGAGCCCAGCGAGCAGAGTGAGCAGAGCCAGCAGAGTGGGCAGAGCCAGGCTGATCCGCTCGATGCCGGCGGCGACCTCGCGGCCCCGGTGGCGGCGGACGTCGTCCAGGGCTGGTTGTCGACGCTCGAGAGTTCCCGGCGGGTGATCCGGGTGCGGATCGCGGGGCAGGAGCGGTGGGCAGCGGTCGAGGACGCCGGCCGGTTGCGCGACGCGTTGGGCACGCCGCTGCCGGTCGGGGTCGCCGAGGCGTTCACCGAGCCGGTGGCCGACCCGCTGGGCGATCTGGTCTCGCGGTACGCCCGCACCCACGGGCCGTTCACGGCCACCTCGTTCGCCCAGCGTTTCGGGCTGGGCGTGGCCGTGGTGACCGAGGCGCTTCGCCGCCTGGTCGCCGCGGGGCGTCTGGCCGAAGGTGAACTGCGTCCCCTCGAGTGCGGTGGGGGGCAGGGCACGGACTACTGCGACCGCGAGGTGCTGCGGACGCTGCGCCGCCGATCGGTCGCCGCCCTGCGCGCCGAGGTCGAGCCGGTCGCCGCAGCCGACCTGGCCCGGTTCCTGCCCACGTGGCAGGGCATCACCGACCAGGCCGGGCGACTGCGCGGTTCGGACGGCGTGCTGCGGGCCGTCGAGCAACTGGCCGGAGCGCTGGTCCCCGCCAGCGCGTTGGAGACGTTGATCCTGCCGGGCCGGGTGACCGGGTACTCCCCCGTGCTGCTGGATGAACTGCTCTCCAGCGGTGAGGTGCTCTGGGCCGGTCACGGTGCCCTGCCCGGGGACGACGGCTGGGTCAGCCTGCACCCGACCGACATCGCGCCGCTCACGCTGGCCCCGCCGGATCCGCTGTTCACGGCCGGTGAGCTGCACACGGCGGTGCTGAGCGTCCTCGGCGGGGGTGGTGCCTTCTTCTTCCGCCCCCTGTCGCAGGCGGTCTGGCAGGTTCTGTCGGACGCCACACCGGATGCCACGACACTGCCGGACGACGCCGTCCTGGCGGAGGCGTTGTGGGACCTGACCTGGGCGGGCTGGATCACCAACGACAGCCTGTCCGCGCTACGCACCCGGATGGCGGGCGGGCGGACGGCGCACCGGACGCGACCTGCCCCACCCCGATCCCGCTATGGCGGCCGCTACTCGGGGCTGCGTGCAGCGCAGGCATCCCGCGCAGCCGCCGGAGGGGTGGTGCCCGGGCGCCTGGCGATGCCGACTCGCTCCGGGCCGCCGACCGTCGCGGGACGCTGGTCCCTGCTGCCCGAACGCGACGGCGATGCGACGGTTCGAGCCCATGCCCAGGGCGAGGTGCTGCTGGAACGCCACGGGGTGCTCACCCGCGGTGCCGTCATCGCGGAGGGGGTGGTCGGCGCCTTCGCCGGCACCTACCGCGTGCTGTCGGCCTTCGAGGACGCCGGGCGGGTCCGGCGGGGGTACTTCGTCGAAGGGCTGGGGGCGGCGCAGTTCGCCTCCACCGGGGCGATCGACCGGCTCCGCGCGATGGCACGGCCCGTCGGGGACGATTCGCCGACGAACCGGCAGACCATCGTGCTGGCTGCCGCCGATCCGGCCAACCCCTACGGTGCGGCACTGCCCTGGCCGCCCCGTCCGGCCGAGACCGGGCAGCACAAGCCCGGTCGCAAGGCGGGTGCGGTGGTGGTGCTCGTCGACGGTGCCCTGGTGCTCTACGTCGAACGGGGCGGCCGGTCGCTGCTGTCCTGGTCGCAGGAGGCGACCGAGCTGCAAGCCGCCGCCGACGCCCTCGCCTTGGCGGTTCGGGATGGTGCGCTGGGCAAGCTGACCGTGGAGCGCGCCGACGGCGAAGGGGTTCTGGGCAGCGATCACCCCTTGGCCCGGGCACTGGCCGAGGCCGGGTTCCGGGCCACACCACGCGGCCTGCGGATGCGGATCTGA
- a CDS encoding amino acid ABC transporter permease: MSDILARYDIAAAFWVTVQLGVLSALGALLLGTVVAVLRVSPVASLRTLGTAYVNLIRNTPLTLLMVLSILGLSFIMGLSLDDDFARNGFRWAVVMLSVYHAAFVCEALRSGVNTVPVGQAEAARSIGLTFAQSLREVILPQAFRGAIAPLGSTLIALVKNTTVAAVIGVSEAAGLLSEIVENEGSSLFIFLIFAGGFVILTLPLGIGFTSLSRRLAVKR; this comes from the coding sequence ATGAGCGACATCCTCGCCAGGTATGACATCGCTGCGGCCTTCTGGGTGACCGTCCAGTTGGGCGTGCTCTCGGCCCTGGGGGCGCTGCTACTGGGCACCGTGGTAGCCGTTCTCCGGGTCTCACCCGTCGCCAGTCTGCGCACGCTGGGCACGGCGTACGTGAACCTGATCCGCAACACTCCGCTCACCCTCTTGATGGTGCTGAGCATTCTCGGGCTGAGCTTCATCATGGGCCTGAGCCTGGATGACGACTTCGCCCGCAACGGATTCCGCTGGGCGGTGGTGATGCTCTCGGTCTACCACGCGGCCTTCGTGTGTGAGGCGCTGCGCAGCGGTGTCAACACCGTGCCGGTGGGTCAGGCGGAAGCGGCTCGCTCGATCGGGTTGACCTTCGCTCAGAGCTTGCGCGAGGTGATCCTGCCGCAGGCGTTCCGCGGCGCCATCGCGCCGCTGGGGTCCACCCTCATCGCGCTCGTCAAGAACACCACCGTGGCGGCGGTGATCGGGGTATCCGAAGCTGCCGGCCTGCTGTCCGAGATCGTCGAGAACGAGGGCAGCTCGCTGTTCATCTTCCTGATCTTCGCGGGTGGCTTCGTGATCCTGACCCTGCCGCTGGGCATCGGGTTCACCAGCCTGTCGCGGCGATTGGCGGTGAAGCGATGA
- the recA gene encoding recombinase RecA: MAAPADREKALETALAQIDRQFGKGSVMRLGEDSRPPIEVIPTGSIALDVALGIGGLPRGRVVEIYGPESSGKTTVALHAVASAQRAGGIAAFIDAEHALDPEYAQKLGVDTDALLVSQPDTGEQALEIADMLIRSGAIDIIVIDSVAALVPRAEIEGEMGDSHVGLQARLMSQALRKITGALSNTGTTAVFINQLREKIGVMFGSPETTTGGRALKFYSSVRLDVRRIETLKDGSEPVGSRTRVKVVKNKVSPPFKQAEFDILYGIGISREGGLIDMGVEQGFVRKSGAWYTYEGDQLGQGKENARGFLRDNPDLADEIEKRIKEKLGIGPRVDAPAVDVRDGDKPAAREAAKPDTAAKGKAVKVDF, from the coding sequence ATGGCAGCCCCAGCAGACCGCGAGAAGGCCCTCGAGACCGCACTCGCCCAGATCGACCGCCAGTTCGGCAAGGGGTCGGTCATGCGTCTCGGTGAGGACTCGCGCCCACCGATCGAGGTGATCCCCACCGGGTCGATCGCCCTCGATGTGGCCCTCGGCATCGGGGGCCTGCCCCGCGGCCGCGTGGTCGAGATCTACGGGCCGGAATCCTCCGGTAAGACCACCGTGGCCCTGCACGCCGTGGCCAGCGCCCAGCGGGCCGGCGGCATCGCCGCCTTCATCGACGCCGAACACGCCCTCGATCCGGAGTACGCCCAGAAGCTCGGCGTCGACACCGACGCGCTGCTGGTCTCTCAGCCCGACACCGGTGAGCAGGCGCTCGAGATCGCCGACATGCTGATCCGCTCCGGCGCGATCGACATCATCGTCATCGACTCGGTGGCCGCGCTCGTGCCGCGCGCCGAGATCGAGGGCGAGATGGGCGACAGCCACGTCGGTCTGCAGGCCCGGTTGATGTCCCAGGCGCTGCGCAAGATCACCGGGGCGTTGAGCAACACCGGTACCACGGCGGTCTTCATCAACCAGTTGCGCGAGAAGATCGGCGTCATGTTCGGATCGCCCGAGACCACCACCGGTGGAAGGGCTTTGAAGTTCTACTCCTCGGTGCGACTGGATGTGCGCCGGATCGAGACGTTGAAGGACGGCTCCGAGCCGGTCGGCTCGCGTACCCGGGTCAAGGTCGTCAAGAACAAGGTCAGCCCGCCGTTCAAGCAGGCCGAGTTCGACATCCTCTACGGCATCGGCATCTCCCGCGAGGGTGGCCTGATCGACATGGGTGTCGAGCAGGGCTTCGTGCGCAAGTCGGGGGCCTGGTACACCTACGAGGGTGACCAGCTCGGCCAGGGCAAGGAGAACGCCCGCGGCTTCCTGCGGGACAACCCCGACCTGGCGGACGAGATCGAGAAGCGGATCAAGGAGAAGCTCGGCATCGGTCCGCGGGTCGACGCCCCGGCGGTGGATGTTCGTGACGGCGACAAGCCTGCGGCACGAGAGGCCGCCAAGCCCGACACGGCAGCCAAGGGCAAGGCAGTCAAGGTCGACTTCTGA